A region from the Microbacterium lacus genome encodes:
- a CDS encoding ATP-binding protein, with amino-acid sequence MGAVPDARSGPIRTPDQRLRVFVSSTLREMAEERRSVRSAVEGMHLAPVMFELGARPHPPRELYRSYLAQSDVFVGIYGDSYGWVAPGEEISGLEDEYRLAPRAMPKLIYVKSTHTRDERLQELIHRIQEDDTAAYLPFEDPAQLGEQVAADLATLLAERFDESRDVTAEEDATSSLIARVPVPYSTTIGRERDIADLCGLLQRGEHRVISLIGPGGIGKSRLAIESAIAARRLFPDGTYFVALENVLEPGLLLPTIAYTLGIRDNGEAVLEERISRALEDRDVLLVLDNFEQIVDAAPVLVRLYTVAPSATFLVTSRVVLRIRGEQVYDVRPLSVPAREAPGTLDRAAGSAAVDLFVDRAQAAKPSFALTEENAGAVMDICRRLEGLPLAIELAAAKVRMLTPVGIAERLRTTLPLLTAAVRDLPERHRTMRATLDWSVSLLSAEDRALLEDLSVFAERFSVEAVEALGSGRVWDGRAIDGLTALIDGSLVKQTEVGGRTVLSLLAIVREYALGRLKERGDADHMRAAHADYYTALVRRDAGELRSASQASTLAALSIELANLRAAVRHLIYTDRLDDAADFAWSLLIYWWIMGLFGGVRVWMLELLGKEQPIRPHSRAVAWFYALWGEMWQHPSEEVVAGLAECVRLFTESGDEDAAAMALAARATARVQLPRPDIETASRELDDAVERLHRLGNGWGEAITRVSLGRVAWLRGEPEAALAHFRRASEVAESGGDLFTRSVAGNQIGRLLLVGGKTSEAEDFFRRTLVDSITLHHDEGVAYGLEGMCAIAAAHGDAHRAGALSAAAAAIRHRIGVFDVEAFTVHEISLDAVRRAQPDAVADGERTGAELSVAEAVALALPDADASVAHAVAHW; translated from the coding sequence ATGGGGGCTGTACCCGACGCGCGTTCCGGGCCTATCCGCACGCCCGATCAGCGCCTGCGCGTGTTCGTCTCCTCGACGCTGCGAGAGATGGCCGAGGAGCGCAGAAGCGTGCGCTCCGCGGTGGAGGGCATGCATCTCGCGCCGGTCATGTTCGAGCTCGGCGCCCGCCCGCACCCTCCTCGCGAGCTGTACCGCTCCTACCTCGCGCAGAGCGACGTCTTCGTGGGCATCTACGGCGACAGCTACGGCTGGGTCGCGCCGGGCGAGGAGATCTCGGGACTGGAGGACGAGTACCGGTTGGCTCCGCGTGCGATGCCCAAGCTCATCTATGTCAAGAGCACGCACACACGCGACGAACGCCTCCAGGAGCTCATCCACCGCATCCAGGAGGACGACACTGCCGCGTACCTCCCGTTCGAGGACCCCGCGCAGCTGGGCGAGCAGGTCGCGGCTGACCTGGCGACGCTGCTCGCCGAGCGGTTCGACGAGTCGCGCGACGTCACGGCGGAGGAGGACGCGACCTCGTCGCTGATCGCCCGTGTTCCGGTTCCTTATTCGACCACGATCGGGCGGGAGCGGGACATCGCCGATCTGTGCGGGCTGCTCCAGCGCGGCGAGCACCGCGTGATCAGCCTCATCGGCCCGGGCGGCATCGGCAAGAGCCGCCTGGCGATCGAGTCGGCGATCGCGGCGCGCCGCCTGTTCCCGGACGGCACGTACTTCGTGGCCCTGGAGAACGTGCTCGAGCCCGGATTGCTGCTGCCGACGATCGCCTACACGCTCGGCATCCGCGACAACGGCGAAGCCGTGCTCGAAGAGCGCATCTCGCGCGCCCTCGAGGACCGCGACGTGCTGCTCGTCCTCGACAACTTCGAGCAGATCGTGGATGCCGCTCCCGTTCTGGTGCGGCTCTACACCGTGGCGCCGAGTGCGACCTTCCTGGTCACGAGCCGGGTCGTGCTGAGGATTCGCGGCGAGCAGGTCTACGACGTCCGACCGCTCTCCGTCCCCGCCCGAGAAGCGCCCGGCACTCTGGACCGGGCCGCTGGATCGGCGGCGGTGGATCTGTTCGTGGACCGCGCGCAGGCCGCGAAGCCCTCCTTCGCACTGACGGAGGAGAACGCCGGCGCCGTCATGGACATCTGCCGACGCCTGGAGGGGCTTCCGCTGGCGATCGAGCTCGCCGCCGCGAAAGTACGCATGCTCACCCCCGTCGGCATCGCTGAGCGCCTGCGGACCACGCTGCCGCTCCTCACTGCGGCGGTGCGCGACCTCCCGGAGCGCCACCGCACCATGCGGGCCACGCTGGATTGGAGCGTGAGCCTGCTCAGCGCCGAGGACAGGGCACTCCTGGAGGACCTGAGCGTGTTCGCCGAACGATTCTCGGTCGAGGCGGTCGAAGCCCTCGGGTCGGGCAGGGTCTGGGACGGGCGCGCGATCGACGGGCTGACCGCACTGATCGACGGCTCGCTGGTCAAACAGACCGAGGTCGGCGGGCGGACGGTGCTCTCGCTCCTGGCGATCGTCCGCGAGTACGCACTCGGACGGCTGAAGGAGCGCGGTGACGCCGATCACATGCGGGCGGCACACGCCGACTATTACACCGCGCTGGTGCGTCGGGATGCCGGCGAACTGCGCAGCGCGAGCCAGGCGAGCACCCTCGCCGCGCTGAGCATCGAGCTGGCGAACCTGCGCGCCGCGGTCCGCCACCTCATCTACACCGATCGCCTGGACGATGCGGCGGATTTCGCGTGGAGCCTGCTCATCTACTGGTGGATCATGGGCCTCTTCGGCGGCGTCCGCGTGTGGATGCTCGAACTCCTCGGCAAGGAGCAGCCGATCCGCCCGCATTCGCGCGCCGTCGCCTGGTTCTACGCGCTGTGGGGCGAGATGTGGCAGCACCCGTCCGAAGAGGTGGTCGCCGGGCTCGCCGAGTGCGTGCGGCTGTTCACCGAGAGCGGCGACGAGGATGCTGCGGCCATGGCGCTGGCCGCGCGGGCGACCGCGCGTGTGCAACTGCCTCGACCGGACATCGAGACCGCGTCGCGGGAGCTGGACGATGCCGTCGAGCGCCTGCATCGCCTGGGCAACGGCTGGGGCGAGGCGATCACCCGGGTCTCCCTCGGCCGGGTGGCGTGGCTGCGCGGCGAGCCGGAGGCGGCCCTGGCGCACTTCCGCCGGGCCAGCGAAGTCGCCGAGTCCGGCGGCGACCTGTTCACCCGCTCGGTCGCCGGCAACCAGATCGGCCGGCTTCTGCTCGTGGGCGGCAAGACCTCCGAGGCGGAGGACTTCTTCCGCCGGACGCTCGTGGATTCGATCACGCTGCACCACGACGAGGGCGTCGCGTACGGGCTGGAGGGCATGTGCGCGATCGCCGCGGCCCACGGCGACGCGCACCGCGCGGGGGCGCTCTCGGCGGCGGCCGCGGCGATCCGCCACCGGATCGGGGTGTTCGACGTCGAGGCCTTCACCGTGCACGAGATCTCGCTGGACGCCGTCCGGCGGGCCCAGCCGGACGCCGTCGCGGACGGCGAGCGCACGGGCGCCGAGCTGAGTGTGGCCGAGGCGGTCGCCCTCGCGCTGCCCGACGCCGATGCCTCCGTGGCGCATGCCGTCGCGCACTGGTGA
- a CDS encoding 2-phosphosulfolactate phosphatase gives MEWGVAGLNRLASADIVVVVDVLRFSSTVIAALERGGSYPLDAAAHAVSANGAAVAETAGAGDAVVLLGGLRNATAVARAVLAEQQRRGARTSVAVIAAGEQADAGLRFAVEDQLGAGAVIAALGALGIDHTSPDAAVAAEADRALGRASTHLLTASGSGLELIAQGRRDEVLAAAARDAASVVPVLRGGLFVAF, from the coding sequence ATGGAGTGGGGTGTCGCGGGCCTGAACCGCCTCGCCTCGGCCGACATCGTCGTGGTCGTCGATGTGCTCCGCTTCAGCTCCACCGTGATCGCCGCGCTCGAGCGGGGCGGGTCATACCCGCTGGATGCCGCCGCCCATGCCGTCTCGGCGAACGGCGCCGCCGTCGCCGAGACCGCCGGCGCGGGTGACGCGGTCGTCCTGCTCGGCGGCCTCCGCAACGCCACCGCCGTCGCGCGCGCGGTGCTCGCCGAGCAGCAGCGCCGCGGCGCGCGAACGAGCGTCGCCGTGATCGCGGCGGGCGAGCAGGCGGATGCCGGGCTCCGCTTCGCGGTCGAAGACCAGCTCGGCGCCGGTGCGGTCATCGCCGCGCTCGGCGCACTCGGGATCGATCACACTTCTCCCGACGCCGCGGTGGCGGCCGAAGCGGACCGCGCCCTCGGGCGTGCGAGCACGCATCTGCTGACCGCGAGCGGGTCGGGGCTCGAGCTCATCGCTCAGGGCAGGCGGGACGAGGTGCTCGCCGCGGCCGCGAGGGATGCGGCATCCGTCGTCCCCGTGCTGAGGGGCGGGCTCTTCGTCGCGTTCTGA
- a CDS encoding ABC transporter permease yields MSALTAERPIVAGRRAAASAPPAWLRERGMGASILVAAISSAFGVVLISTTDYIAAFLRADPFVGDSDTLAFVLSFLTVLLVGVAVYVAAIVTANTFATVIAGRTRRIALLRLIGASARGQRAEVARQGLIVGALGAMLGLVGGTAIAAIGLGAADAAWGLSVPDFALVQPVLLVPAVIVALTTWAAAWAGSRRVLAVTPLQALGGAVEASREQITARTGRNVGAAVLLVSGAALLAAGVAIGLVIPLGVIVAFVGGILSFTGLALGATLVMPPVLRLVGRLFGRSATARLAAENALRYPERSSRMAIGVVMGVTLVTMFAVAIESVKVLLTRAGGGSLPVELASVLDSFSAIMMGLVAVSAVIAGVGLVNLLTIGVVQRRRELGLLRALGVSNAQVRRMVLLEAAHVTIAALGTGLVLGIAYGWAGAQSLLGSVRVDPDQTTSMTLVWPAVPPGPLVAVVAATTVLTLVAAVVPTRLATRVAPVEALAE; encoded by the coding sequence GTGAGCGCCCTGACCGCGGAGCGGCCGATCGTGGCGGGCCGCCGGGCAGCGGCATCCGCTCCGCCGGCCTGGTTGCGCGAGCGGGGGATGGGCGCGAGCATCCTCGTCGCGGCGATCTCGAGCGCGTTCGGTGTCGTGCTGATCAGCACCACGGACTACATCGCCGCGTTCCTGCGCGCCGACCCCTTCGTCGGCGACAGCGACACCCTCGCGTTCGTCCTGAGCTTCCTCACCGTCCTCCTCGTCGGCGTCGCCGTCTATGTCGCGGCGATCGTGACGGCCAACACGTTCGCGACGGTGATCGCCGGGCGCACCCGGCGCATCGCACTGCTCCGCCTCATCGGCGCATCCGCCCGTGGGCAGCGCGCCGAGGTGGCCCGGCAAGGCCTGATCGTCGGCGCGCTCGGCGCGATGCTGGGTCTGGTCGGCGGCACCGCGATCGCGGCGATCGGGCTCGGGGCCGCCGACGCCGCCTGGGGCCTGTCCGTGCCGGACTTCGCGCTCGTCCAGCCGGTTCTCCTCGTGCCGGCCGTGATCGTCGCGCTCACGACCTGGGCCGCAGCCTGGGCGGGCTCGCGCCGCGTCCTGGCCGTCACCCCGCTGCAGGCGCTCGGCGGCGCAGTCGAGGCCTCGCGTGAGCAGATCACCGCCCGCACGGGGCGCAATGTCGGCGCCGCGGTGCTCCTGGTTTCGGGCGCGGCCCTGCTCGCCGCGGGCGTTGCGATCGGACTGGTGATCCCGCTCGGCGTGATCGTGGCGTTCGTCGGCGGCATCCTGTCCTTCACGGGTCTCGCGCTCGGCGCGACCCTGGTCATGCCGCCCGTGCTCCGCCTGGTCGGCCGTCTGTTCGGACGCTCGGCGACCGCAAGACTGGCAGCCGAGAACGCGCTGCGCTACCCGGAGCGCTCGTCGCGCATGGCGATCGGCGTCGTGATGGGGGTCACCCTCGTGACGATGTTCGCCGTCGCGATCGAGTCGGTGAAGGTGCTCCTGACACGGGCGGGTGGAGGCTCGCTGCCGGTCGAGCTGGCGAGCGTGCTCGACTCGTTCTCGGCGATCATGATGGGGCTCGTCGCGGTCTCGGCCGTGATCGCCGGGGTCGGACTGGTGAATCTGCTCACGATCGGGGTCGTGCAGCGACGCCGCGAGCTCGGCCTGCTGCGCGCGCTCGGGGTCTCGAACGCGCAGGTGCGGCGCATGGTGCTGCTCGAGGCCGCCCACGTCACGATCGCAGCTCTGGGCACCGGGCTCGTGCTCGGGATCGCATACGGGTGGGCAGGCGCCCAGTCGCTGCTCGGGTCGGTCCGGGTCGATCCGGACCAGACGACGTCGATGACCCTGGTCTGGCCGGCGGTTCCGCCGGGGCCGCTGGTCGCGGTCGTGGCCGCGACCACCGTGCTGACCCTGGTCGCGGCGGTCGTCCCCACGCGCCTGGCGACCCGGGTCGCGCCGGTGGAGGCTCTCGCGGAGTGA
- a CDS encoding fused MFS/spermidine synthase, with product MARARFEDTPASARLSDGTLAEVRRSEYAGGWELQVDGTPQSHVDLDDPTHLHFEYVARMGAVIDLLRMPRQPLTAVHLGAGALTLPRYVDATRPGSRQQVIELEPALVDLVRSELPLPKGAAIRVRIGDAREGLRRLPAALTGQVDLLVSDVYAGSQTPAHLTTREFYAAAAGLLAPEGVLLVNVADGAGLAFARRQVATVQAVFAHVIVLAEVQVLKGRRFGNLVIAASPAPLPSAWLPRLMAAGPHPAKVAEGRELEEFARGARVATDADSTPSPRPAASVFERGR from the coding sequence ATGGCCCGCGCCCGCTTCGAGGACACGCCCGCATCCGCGCGGCTGTCCGACGGCACCCTCGCGGAGGTCAGGCGCTCCGAGTACGCGGGCGGATGGGAGCTGCAGGTCGACGGCACCCCGCAGTCCCACGTCGACCTCGACGACCCGACCCACCTGCACTTCGAGTACGTCGCCCGGATGGGCGCCGTGATCGACCTGCTGCGGATGCCGCGCCAGCCGCTGACCGCCGTGCACCTCGGCGCCGGCGCGCTGACCCTCCCCCGCTACGTCGACGCCACCCGGCCGGGCTCGCGCCAGCAGGTCATCGAGCTCGAGCCGGCCCTCGTGGACCTCGTGCGCAGCGAGCTGCCGCTGCCGAAGGGCGCCGCGATCCGGGTCCGCATCGGCGACGCCCGCGAGGGCCTCCGGCGCCTGCCCGCGGCGCTGACCGGACAGGTCGACCTGCTCGTGTCGGACGTGTACGCGGGCTCGCAGACACCGGCGCACCTGACCACACGCGAGTTCTACGCGGCCGCCGCGGGACTCCTCGCGCCCGAGGGCGTGCTGCTGGTCAACGTCGCCGACGGCGCGGGACTCGCGTTCGCACGGCGCCAGGTCGCGACCGTCCAGGCGGTGTTCGCGCACGTGATCGTCCTCGCCGAGGTGCAGGTGCTCAAGGGCCGCCGGTTCGGCAACCTGGTGATCGCCGCCTCCCCCGCGCCCTTGCCCTCGGCCTGGCTGCCGCGCCTGATGGCGGCGGGGCCGCATCCGGCGAAAGTGGCCGAAGGGCGCGAGCTCGAGGAGTTCGCGCGCGGGGCGCGCGTGGCGACGGATGCCGATTCCACGCCGTCGCCGCGGCCCGCGGCATCCGTCTTCGAAAGAGGTCGCTGA
- a CDS encoding 5-oxoprolinase subunit PxpA, whose protein sequence is MGAIDLNADLGETVDGVPTADDEAMFAVISSASIACGGHAGDAVSLRTAVDRAARHGVAVGAHPSYPDRAGFGRLPMAMPDDDLTASITAQLEALIAAGGDVRYVKPHGALYHAVSADPAVAAAVVRAVAALSDRLGRAVPLLGLGGAGERSARAAGIGFVAEAFLDRGYLPDGTLVPRGSAGALLADPDLVARRAVRLVTEGVVQATDGTTVPAEAASLCLHGDSPSAVAMARAVRAALDDAGIAVKAPW, encoded by the coding sequence ATGGGTGCGATCGACCTCAACGCAGACCTCGGCGAGACCGTCGACGGCGTGCCCACGGCCGACGACGAAGCGATGTTCGCGGTGATCTCGAGCGCGAGCATCGCGTGCGGCGGACATGCGGGGGATGCCGTGTCCCTGCGCACCGCCGTGGACCGGGCGGCCCGGCACGGGGTGGCCGTCGGGGCGCACCCGTCGTACCCGGACCGAGCCGGATTCGGTCGCCTGCCGATGGCGATGCCCGACGACGACCTGACCGCGAGCATCACGGCGCAGCTCGAGGCGCTGATCGCCGCGGGCGGTGACGTCCGCTACGTCAAGCCGCACGGCGCGCTGTACCACGCCGTCTCGGCCGACCCCGCGGTGGCCGCAGCGGTCGTGCGCGCCGTCGCCGCCCTCTCCGACCGGCTCGGACGCGCGGTGCCGCTCCTCGGGCTCGGCGGTGCGGGAGAGCGGTCCGCCCGCGCCGCCGGCATCGGCTTCGTCGCGGAGGCGTTCCTGGACCGGGGCTACCTCCCCGACGGCACCCTCGTGCCCCGGGGGTCGGCGGGGGCGCTGCTCGCCGACCCCGACCTCGTCGCGCGCCGGGCGGTGCGCCTGGTGACCGAGGGCGTGGTGCAGGCGACCGACGGCACGACGGTGCCGGCGGAGGCGGCATCCCTGTGCCTGCACGGCGACTCGCCCTCGGCCGTCGCGATGGCGCGGGCGGTGCGCGCCGCGCTGGATGATGCCGGCATCGCGGTGAAGGCGCCGTGGTGA
- a CDS encoding ABC transporter ATP-binding protein, whose product MNLSSADLGLAARVHNLTRTYGAGESAVRALDDVSVGIRRGQFTAIMGPSGSGKSTLMHIMAGLDAATSGHAWVGDTDITALSDLELTILRRRRVGFVFQAFNLVPTLDAHANILLPFDLDGRRPSALERARIDALIETLGLASRLGHRPHQLSGGQQQRVAIARALATAPDLVFADEPTGNLDSRSGREVLQLLQTASRDHGQSIAMVTHDPMAAAHADRVIFLADGRVVADKPRQSAEEISAYMLAAELGAQASVTQAVRA is encoded by the coding sequence ATGAACCTCTCCTCCGCAGACCTCGGGCTCGCCGCCCGCGTGCACAACCTGACCAGGACCTACGGCGCGGGCGAAAGCGCCGTGCGTGCCCTGGATGACGTGAGCGTCGGGATCCGCCGCGGTCAGTTCACCGCGATCATGGGACCCTCCGGCTCGGGCAAGTCCACCCTCATGCACATCATGGCGGGCCTGGATGCGGCCACCTCCGGGCACGCGTGGGTCGGCGACACCGACATCACGGCGCTGTCCGATCTCGAGCTGACGATCCTGCGCCGCCGGCGGGTGGGTTTCGTCTTCCAGGCGTTCAACCTCGTGCCGACCTTGGACGCGCACGCGAACATCCTCCTGCCCTTCGACCTCGACGGACGCCGACCGAGCGCGCTCGAACGTGCCCGCATCGACGCGCTGATCGAGACCCTCGGGCTCGCCTCGCGTCTGGGTCACCGTCCGCACCAGCTGAGCGGCGGACAGCAGCAGCGCGTGGCGATCGCCCGCGCGCTCGCCACCGCCCCCGACCTCGTCTTCGCCGACGAGCCCACCGGCAACCTCGATTCGCGCAGCGGCCGCGAAGTGCTGCAGCTCCTGCAGACCGCCAGTCGCGACCACGGCCAATCGATCGCGATGGTCACTCACGATCCGATGGCGGCCGCGCACGCCGACCGGGTGATCTTCCTCGCGGACGGACGCGTGGTGGCCGACAAGCCGCGTCAGAGCGCCGAGGAGATCTCGGCGTACATGCTCGCGGCCGAGCTCGGCGCGCAGGCATCGGTCACGCAGGCGGTCCGCGCGTGA
- a CDS encoding SprT-like domain-containing protein, which yields MSDLHRVRVWADALIASHLDGSWSFGFDNAKRRAGQCDFTHKRITVSRYLTARYDDDTNHQTLLHEVAHALAGPTAGHGARWKKIARDLGYVGGTTHHGETATELAPWVGVCPAGHLAYRHRRVTRPTSCAKCAPRFDDRFVFTWVRREISPATRLAAMTPR from the coding sequence ATGTCGGATCTTCACCGTGTGCGCGTCTGGGCTGACGCGCTGATCGCCTCCCACCTCGACGGCTCCTGGTCGTTCGGGTTCGACAACGCCAAGCGCCGCGCCGGCCAGTGCGACTTCACACACAAGCGCATCACGGTCTCGCGCTACCTCACGGCACGCTACGACGACGACACGAACCACCAGACGCTGCTGCACGAGGTCGCCCACGCGCTCGCCGGTCCGACCGCGGGCCACGGCGCCCGGTGGAAGAAGATCGCCCGTGACCTCGGCTACGTCGGCGGCACGACGCATCACGGCGAGACGGCGACCGAGCTCGCGCCGTGGGTCGGCGTGTGTCCGGCGGGCCACCTCGCGTACCGTCACCGGCGGGTGACCCGACCGACGTCGTGCGCGAAATGCGCGCCGCGCTTCGACGACAGGTTCGTCTTCACGTGGGTCCGACGCGAGATCAGCCCGGCGACCCGGCTCGCCGCGATGACCCCGCGCTGA
- a CDS encoding 5-oxoprolinase/urea amidolyase family protein codes for MSTRILPLGQRALLAEVPDLADVLALHARLEASRPAGVIDLVPAARTVMVRVDPRVLLLSAARAWIEAASTDAAPLLAADTREVEIGVRYGGADLAETAQLLGVSADELVARHTAARWTVAFTGFAPGFGYLVSPDWPFDVPRLAAPRTRVPAGAVGLAGEFTGAYPRATPGGWRLIGTTDAALFDPDAASPALLAPGTRVRFRPARPRPDAETTSARRDHGVHPPSRRAEVVSRSGGIEVVEPGLLATVQDLGRGGAAALGVARSGALDRGSARTANRLVGNPESAAVIEVTMGGFRAVARRDLWFAVAGAWGPIRLAGHELDPYEAHAWPAGEELHLDWFAHGARGYLAVRGGIRGPKALGSHATDVLSGLGPPRLDAGAVLEVGATPDAPIPVADLAPWGAPHDDELEIELAPGPRAEWFTASARDALFEAVWTVTNDADRVGMRLDGPELQRERAGELPSEAMVAGALQVPPSGRPTILLADGPVTGGYPVIAVATDAALDLLAQARPGTRIRFRHARQV; via the coding sequence GTGAGCACGCGGATCCTCCCGCTCGGTCAGCGCGCCCTGCTGGCAGAAGTGCCCGATCTCGCGGACGTCCTCGCGCTGCACGCGCGCCTCGAGGCCTCCCGGCCGGCAGGGGTCATCGATCTCGTGCCGGCGGCGCGGACCGTGATGGTGCGGGTCGACCCGCGCGTTCTGCTCCTGTCGGCGGCGCGCGCGTGGATCGAGGCGGCGTCGACGGATGCCGCTCCCCTTCTCGCCGCGGACACCCGCGAGGTCGAGATCGGCGTGCGGTACGGCGGCGCGGATCTCGCCGAGACCGCTCAGCTGCTCGGTGTCTCCGCGGACGAGCTCGTCGCCCGGCACACCGCCGCACGCTGGACGGTCGCGTTCACCGGCTTCGCGCCGGGGTTCGGCTATCTGGTGAGCCCGGACTGGCCGTTCGACGTCCCGCGCCTGGCCGCGCCACGCACCCGGGTCCCGGCGGGCGCGGTGGGCCTGGCCGGGGAGTTCACGGGTGCGTATCCCCGCGCGACTCCCGGCGGCTGGCGACTGATCGGGACGACGGATGCCGCGCTGTTCGATCCGGATGCGGCATCCCCCGCCCTGCTCGCCCCCGGAACCCGCGTGCGCTTCCGCCCCGCCCGCCCCCGCCCAGACGCTGAGACGACTTCTGCACGTCGAGACCATGGTGTTCACCCACCGTCTCGACGTGCAGAAGTCGTCTCACGGTCTGGAGGGATCGAGGTCGTGGAGCCGGGGCTGCTCGCCACGGTGCAGGACCTCGGACGCGGGGGAGCCGCGGCGCTCGGGGTCGCGCGGTCCGGAGCGCTGGACCGGGGCTCCGCCCGCACGGCGAACCGGCTCGTCGGCAACCCCGAGTCCGCCGCCGTCATCGAGGTCACGATGGGCGGATTCCGTGCGGTCGCCCGCCGCGACCTGTGGTTCGCGGTGGCCGGAGCGTGGGGACCGATCCGCCTCGCCGGGCACGAGCTCGACCCCTACGAAGCGCACGCGTGGCCGGCCGGCGAGGAGCTTCACCTGGACTGGTTCGCGCACGGCGCGCGCGGCTACCTCGCCGTCCGCGGAGGCATTCGGGGCCCGAAGGCCCTCGGCTCGCACGCGACCGACGTCCTGTCCGGCCTCGGCCCGCCGCGCCTGGACGCCGGCGCCGTGCTCGAGGTCGGTGCGACCCCGGACGCCCCGATACCCGTCGCGGACCTCGCCCCGTGGGGCGCCCCGCACGATGACGAGCTCGAGATCGAGCTCGCCCCCGGCCCGCGGGCCGAGTGGTTCACGGCATCCGCCCGCGATGCGCTCTTCGAGGCGGTGTGGACGGTCACGAACGACGCCGACCGCGTCGGCATGCGCCTGGACGGACCCGAACTGCAGCGCGAACGCGCCGGCGAGCTGCCGAGCGAGGCGATGGTGGCCGGCGCTCTCCAGGTGCCGCCGAGCGGGCGTCCCACGATCCTGCTCGCCGATGGTCCGGTCACCGGTGGCTACCCCGTGATCGCCGTGGCGACGGATGCCGCGCTCGACCTGCTCGCCCAGGCGAGGCCCGGCACGCGCATCCGCTTCCGCCACGCGCGGCAGGTCTGA
- a CDS encoding bifunctional phosphatase PAP2/diacylglycerol kinase family protein, with amino-acid sequence MRPPSSRRPIARLERARTMPRWVRGLDAAAARRINRRAAPDALLTGLSRAADGGLIWAAIAATMVVFGAHRAALRGVGSMLVAGVVSDVVVKRFFDGPRPGWDAVPHARRLRAYPRTTSFPSGHSASAAGFAAGVAWESPAAGAALAPLAAGVAYSRLHVGAHWLSDVVAGVAIGAVVASVGRLVVPARRRSSPPEPEVAQVIERIDLPASADGAGVLIVMNSGAGTSVIHLDPRPVIAERLPKARVRELEAHEAMADIVREIMAGEHPPEILGVYGGDGSVSRMAHLALEFDRPFLALPGGTFNHFARTAGLDSVELALDALEAGTGIAASVGELRAGDRTTTVLNSASIGVYPEFVAERTKRKARLGKWVGGVVAAWRGLRDAEPIEISIGGKRARVWSVFASIGRNTPGQVATFQRRTLSDDVLDVRVQHARGSRLQAVAALSFGAASRAVLRALRLLPPASDIEHITATEITISVRPSPGDAPFYAHDGELQRRPAVGPDGRYAMTCRILPRALRVYAPASTR; translated from the coding sequence ATGCGTCCCCCTTCCTCCCGGCGTCCGATCGCCCGCCTCGAGCGCGCCCGCACGATGCCGCGGTGGGTGCGCGGGCTCGATGCGGCGGCCGCGCGGCGCATCAACCGCCGCGCAGCGCCGGACGCGCTGCTCACGGGGCTGAGTCGCGCCGCGGACGGCGGCCTGATCTGGGCGGCGATCGCCGCCACGATGGTCGTCTTCGGCGCGCACCGGGCGGCGCTGCGCGGCGTCGGATCCATGCTCGTCGCGGGCGTCGTCTCGGACGTCGTGGTCAAGCGCTTCTTCGACGGCCCCCGACCGGGGTGGGATGCCGTGCCCCACGCGCGGCGCCTGCGGGCCTACCCGCGCACGACGTCGTTCCCGTCCGGGCACTCCGCGAGTGCCGCGGGCTTCGCGGCCGGTGTGGCGTGGGAGTCTCCGGCCGCGGGCGCCGCCCTCGCCCCGCTGGCGGCGGGCGTCGCGTACTCGCGCCTGCACGTGGGGGCGCACTGGCTCTCGGACGTCGTCGCCGGCGTCGCGATCGGTGCCGTCGTCGCGAGCGTCGGACGCCTGGTCGTCCCCGCTCGGCGGCGGTCGTCGCCGCCCGAACCCGAGGTCGCCCAGGTGATCGAGCGGATCGACCTCCCGGCGTCGGCGGACGGTGCGGGGGTGCTGATCGTGATGAACAGCGGAGCGGGGACATCGGTCATCCACCTCGACCCGCGTCCGGTGATCGCCGAGCGCCTGCCGAAGGCGCGCGTGCGCGAGCTCGAGGCGCACGAGGCGATGGCTGACATCGTGCGCGAGATCATGGCGGGCGAGCATCCGCCCGAGATCCTCGGCGTGTACGGCGGCGACGGGTCCGTCTCGCGCATGGCGCACCTCGCTCTGGAGTTCGACCGGCCGTTCCTCGCCCTTCCCGGCGGCACGTTCAACCACTTCGCGCGGACGGCGGGACTCGACTCGGTCGAACTCGCGCTGGACGCACTGGAAGCGGGAACCGGCATCGCGGCGAGCGTCGGGGAGCTGCGCGCCGGCGACCGCACGACCACCGTGCTCAATTCGGCATCCATCGGCGTCTATCCGGAGTTCGTCGCGGAGCGCACGAAGCGCAAGGCCCGGCTCGGCAAATGGGTGGGTGGCGTCGTCGCCGCGTGGCGGGGCCTGCGCGATGCGGAGCCGATCGAGATCTCGATCGGCGGCAAGCGGGCCCGGGTCTGGTCGGTCTTCGCGAGCATCGGGCGCAACACCCCGGGGCAGGTCGCGACGTTCCAGCGGCGGACGCTGTCGGACGACGTGCTCGACGTGCGCGTGCAGCACGCCCGCGGGTCACGGCTCCAGGCGGTGGCCGCCCTATCGTTCGGGGCGGCCAGCCGCGCGGTTCTGCGGGCGCTGCGCCTGCTTCCGCCCGCGTCGGACATCGAGCACATCACCGCGACCGAGATCACGATCTCGGTGCGCCCGAGCCCGGGCGATGCGCCGTTCTACGCGCACGACGGCGAGCTCCAGCGTCGCCCGGCGGTCGGGCCGGACGGTCGGTACGCGATGACGTGCCGGATCCTGCCGCGCGCGCTGCGCGTCTACGCGCCCGCGTCGACGCGGTGA